A single window of Doryrhamphus excisus isolate RoL2022-K1 chromosome 5, RoL_Dexc_1.0, whole genome shotgun sequence DNA harbors:
- the LOC131129339 gene encoding retinoic acid-induced protein 2-like, translating into MEGSAECSLNTAHSDVGDPGTGESQLPGKEENALAVVSTSQEPCAAGLSKGGLLEAPTPPVAPPSPTDPPGGVALKMATTVLHPVCLGDNPLMLPIHLQMAAAAGPQLGQMGAAPYLLSGTNPVSLPLVLDQQVVQHVSPAVIPQNNILYQNPLSFSLPASLDQKSTGPQQDPNLLALLQNPAFAGILQDLFPSQTPPSTCHSPGSPFFPLPPLTPPYSSPLAPLVPPATLLVPYPVIIPLPVPLPVPLPIPVPIPQSSVDSKTNLPKSVCTESKSTQTPRDFNPPPSTSTSPQVLDLSMRACPIEPKQEYLSPQQQDSVLDLSVPAGRKQCVRSRTPASLDSKLLGGLASLEFSRQHKWMVDSGAGGSTSLGPGAGNLEIVSASQTAKVIVSVKDAIPAILCGKIKSLSSSSTKNFSMKRDQQGAPLQQLFGVPPGPQGEVQDTGEHLKKTSKNRAIKLKKVSSQEIHFLPIKKQRLAALFPRK; encoded by the coding sequence ATGGAAGGTTCTGCTGAATGTTCTCTAAACACGGCCCACTCAGATGTGGGCGACCCCGGGACAGGAGAATCACAACTCCCTGGGAAAGAGGAAAATGCATTGGCGGTTGTGTCCACCTCCCAGGAGCCTTGTGCGGCGGGACTAAGCAAAGGGGGCCTGCTGGAGGCACCCACACCCCCGGTGGCCCCTCCTTCCCCCACTGATCCCCCAGGGGGCGTGGCTTTGAAAATGGCCACCACTGTTCTCCACCCAGTGTGCCTGGGGGACAATCCGCTGATGCTGCCCATACACCTCCAGATGGCCGCGGCCGCCGGGCCCCAGCTGGGCCAGATGGGGGCGGCGCCGTACTTGCTGTCGGGCACCAACCCGGTTTCCCTGCCTCTGGTTCTGGATCAACAGGTCGTCCAGCATGTGAGTCCTGCTGTGATTCCCCAGAACAACATCCTGTATCAGAATCCATTGTCCTTCAGTTTGCCCGCTTCCCTGGACCAGAAGTCCACCGGCCCGCAGCAGGATCCCAACCTGCTTGCCCTGCTCCAGAATCCGGCTTTTGCTGGCATCCTGCAGGACCTTTTCCCTTCTCAAACCCCTCCATCTACCTGCCACTCACCCGGCTCCCCCTTCTTCCCACTCCCTCCCCTCACTCCGCCTTACTCCTCCCCTCTGGCCCCTTTGGTCCCCCCTGCTACCCTTCTAGTTCCTTACCCTGTCATCATTCCTCTGCCGGTCCCGCTGCCTGTGCCACTGCCCATCCCTGTTCCCATTCCTCAGAGCTCAGTGGACTCCAAGACCAACCTGCCCAAATCTGTTTGCACAGAAAGTAAAAGCACTCAGACGCCAAGAGACTtcaacccccctccctcaacCAGCACGTCCCCACAGGTCCTGGACCTGTCCATGCGAGCCTGTCCTATAGAACCCAAACAGGAATACCTCAGCCCACAGCAGCAAGACAGCGTGCTGGACTTGTCAGTGCCTGCTGGCAGGAAACAATGCGTCCGCTCACGAACCCCTGCCAGTCTGGACTCTAAGCTGCTGGGGGGTCTGGCCTCACTGGAGTTCAGCCGGCAGCACAAGTGGATGGTGGACAGCGGTGCAGGGGGATCCACTTCTCTGGGCCCCGGGGCAGGCAACCTGGAGATTGTCAGCGCCTCCCAGACCGCCAAGGTCATCGTCTCAGTGAAGGACGCCATTCCAGCCATCCTCTGTGGCAAGATCAAAAGCCTCTCCAGCTCGTCCACTAAGAACTTCTCCATGAAGCGAGACCAGCAGGGGGCACCGCTGCAACAGCTCTTTGGTGTGCCGCCGGGACCCCAGGGGGAGGTGCAGGACACCGGCGAACACCTGAAGAAGACCTCGAAGAACCgagccatcaagctgaagaaggtgAGTTCACAGGAGATCCATTTCCTGCCTATCAAGAAGCAGAGACTGGCGGCACTCTTTCCCAGGAAGTGA